The Streptomyces sp. NBC_00670 genome window below encodes:
- a CDS encoding ABC transporter permease, translating to MSQVLQPPPPTAADSPAPAAAPPAETPAQLAARYGLSVSGARPSLPEYGRQLWARRHFIRAFATAKLTAQYSQAKLGQLWQVANPLLNAAVYFLIFGILLGTKRGVPDYVPFLVTGVFVWTFTQSSIMSGTRAISGNLGLVRALHFPRAALPVSFALQQLQQLLFSMCALVVILLAFGVPVSASWLLVLPALTLQFCFNAGVAMVMARWGARTPDIAQLMPFVLRTWMYVSGVMWSIDHVMRDRDLPHAVLLALQCNPAAVYIDLMRFALIDSFHASQLPPHVWAVATGWALLAGVGGFIYFWKAEETYGRG from the coding sequence GTGAGCCAGGTCCTGCAACCCCCGCCCCCGACGGCCGCCGACTCCCCGGCGCCGGCCGCCGCGCCCCCCGCCGAGACCCCCGCACAGCTCGCCGCCCGGTACGGGCTGTCGGTCAGCGGCGCCCGTCCCTCCCTGCCCGAGTACGGCCGTCAGCTCTGGGCCCGCCGGCACTTCATCCGTGCCTTCGCCACCGCCAAGCTGACCGCCCAGTACAGCCAGGCGAAGCTCGGCCAGCTCTGGCAGGTGGCCAACCCGCTGCTCAACGCCGCGGTCTACTTCCTGATCTTCGGCATCCTGCTCGGCACCAAGAGGGGTGTCCCGGACTACGTCCCGTTCCTGGTCACGGGCGTGTTCGTGTGGACGTTCACGCAGAGCTCGATCATGTCCGGCACCCGCGCGATCTCCGGCAACCTCGGTCTCGTCCGGGCGCTGCACTTCCCGCGTGCCGCGCTGCCCGTGTCGTTCGCGCTCCAGCAGCTCCAGCAGCTGCTGTTCTCGATGTGCGCGCTGGTGGTGATCCTGCTCGCGTTCGGCGTGCCGGTCAGCGCCTCCTGGCTGCTCGTGCTGCCCGCGCTCACGCTCCAGTTCTGCTTCAACGCCGGTGTGGCCATGGTGATGGCCCGCTGGGGCGCCAGGACCCCGGACATCGCGCAGCTCATGCCGTTCGTGCTGCGGACGTGGATGTACGTGTCCGGCGTGATGTGGAGCATCGACCACGTCATGCGCGACCGGGACCTGCCGCACGCCGTGCTGCTCGCCCTGCAGTGCAACCCGGCCGCCGTCTACATCGACCTCATGCGCTTCGCGCTCATCGACAGCTTCCACGCGAGCCAGCTCCCGCCGCACGTGTGGGCCGTCGCGACCGGCTGGGCGCTGCTCGCCGGCGTCGGCGGGTTCATCTACTTCTGGAAGGCCGAGGAGACGTACGGCCGTGGCTGA
- a CDS encoding TetR/AcrR family transcriptional regulator encodes MTSRADADRERQGGTRRRRAPAGAAVLRPEVTEAIRAAVFEELAAVGYARMSIEGIARRAGVGKTAVYRRWRSKLHLVLDLVSALAVQGLPAPDTGSLETDLRLLYEVTSRALRHPVAGQILPDLQAEAARNPEIAEALQKTLREGQQSVTRGIVAAATARGEIRDTADESLALDLISGPLYWRTVVAREPKLPKGYLASLARATAGALRAL; translated from the coding sequence ATGACGAGCAGAGCCGACGCGGACAGGGAGCGCCAGGGCGGGACCCGGCGGCGACGGGCCCCGGCCGGGGCGGCCGTGCTCCGGCCCGAGGTCACGGAGGCGATCCGCGCGGCCGTCTTCGAGGAGCTGGCGGCCGTCGGCTACGCGCGCATGTCGATCGAGGGCATCGCCCGGCGGGCGGGCGTCGGCAAGACCGCGGTGTACCGGCGCTGGCGCTCCAAACTGCACCTCGTGCTCGACCTGGTCTCGGCGCTGGCGGTGCAGGGGCTGCCCGCCCCGGACACCGGCTCGCTGGAGACCGATCTGCGGCTGCTGTACGAGGTGACCTCGCGCGCCCTGCGCCACCCGGTGGCCGGTCAGATCCTGCCCGACCTGCAGGCGGAGGCGGCCCGCAACCCGGAGATCGCGGAGGCGCTGCAGAAGACCCTGCGCGAGGGCCAGCAGTCGGTGACCCGCGGCATCGTCGCGGCGGCGACGGCCCGCGGCGAGATCCGCGACACCGCCGACGAGAGCCTGGCCCTCGACCTCATCTCCGGCCCCCTGTACTGGCGCACAGTGGTAGCCCGCGAACCAAAGCTCCCGAAGGGCTATCTGGCAAGCCTGGCGAGGGCGACGGCGGGGGCGCTGCGGGCGTTGTGA
- a CDS encoding ABC transporter ATP-binding protein, translating into MTTDLRTTGLTKAAPPAPAPTVVCDAVDIVYRVNGTGAGRGAATAALNRMLRRKQAEKAAGVRTVHAVRNVSFTAYRGEAIGLIGTNGSGKSTLLKAVAGLLPVENGRIYTDGQPSLLGVNAALMKDLTGERNVYLGGLAMGMSREQVKERYQGIVDFSGINEKGDFITLPMRTYSSGMAARLRFSIAAAKDHDVLLVDEALATGDRSFQKRSEQRIRELRAHAGTVFLVSHSNKSIRDTCDRVLWLERGELRMDGPTDEVLAAYEEFTGGPDKARKAPR; encoded by the coding sequence ATGACGACCGACCTCAGGACCACCGGCCTGACGAAAGCCGCGCCCCCGGCTCCCGCCCCCACCGTCGTCTGTGACGCCGTCGACATCGTCTACCGCGTCAACGGCACCGGCGCCGGCCGGGGCGCCGCCACCGCCGCGCTCAACCGGATGCTGCGCCGCAAGCAGGCCGAGAAGGCGGCGGGCGTGCGCACGGTGCACGCCGTGCGGAACGTGTCCTTCACCGCCTACCGGGGCGAGGCCATCGGCCTGATCGGCACCAACGGCTCGGGCAAGTCCACGCTGCTCAAGGCAGTCGCCGGACTGCTCCCCGTGGAGAACGGCCGTATCTACACCGACGGCCAGCCCTCCCTCCTCGGCGTCAACGCGGCCCTGATGAAGGACCTCACCGGCGAGCGCAACGTCTACCTCGGCGGGCTCGCCATGGGCATGTCCCGCGAGCAGGTCAAGGAGCGCTACCAGGGGATCGTCGACTTCTCCGGCATCAACGAGAAGGGCGACTTCATCACGCTCCCCATGCGCACGTACTCCTCCGGCATGGCCGCCCGGCTGCGGTTCTCCATCGCCGCCGCCAAGGACCACGACGTCCTCCTCGTCGACGAGGCCCTGGCCACCGGCGACCGCTCCTTCCAGAAGCGCTCCGAGCAGCGCATCAGGGAGCTGCGCGCGCACGCCGGCACCGTCTTCCTGGTCAGCCACAGCAACAAGTCGATCCGCGACACCTGTGACCGCGTGCTGTGGCTGGAGCGCGGCGAACTGCGCATGGACGGGCCGACGGACGAGGTCCTGGCGGCGTACGAGGAGTTCACCGGCGGCCCCGACAAGGCACGGAAGGCGCCCCGGTAG
- a CDS encoding glycosyltransferase family 2 protein, which translates to MTAPDAVPLTVPEITSPDVTITVIVYNDAARLPRAVASALRQTHANIEVIISDDHSTDDTPAVARALAAQDPRVLHLRLPENSGGCSAPRNRALEVARAPYLMFLDSDDELPDDAVELLLAAHREREVDFVMGAVERVRVDTGRRSRWMAHLVAERRTVDGIEAEPGLLFEHLSTSKMYARSFLDRHRLRFPEGIHYEDQLFSAQAYCLAKSFTVLPEPVYRWYIAPYAGADAASISNQRHKLTNVRDRVHVQRLIDAFLAESGHESLREDKDYKFLKHDFRMYAGDLPYRDEEWLRAFAAEVTPYLDTLAPGAFARLPRPERVVLQLVRDGRYAEARWAARGLGHAVAPRETTEDGTGRYWGAVPPASDQGRRELDVTDLELDSRPFPGALFRHEIRSVTPGPGLTLDLAVRTYDPGLRLPVGPQRASVVVSPGRRRLTTAFRLDPVRPGVFEGRVRLDLAAARLPPQGFGGIRHPLLRLHHQDLTNTGVLLAPLSFPVLRAAVHGTVVPHELTVEPEGRGAGRLQLRWTPVGPAARLLLPLARRLSSPRIRRATRLLRSALR; encoded by the coding sequence GTGACCGCCCCGGACGCCGTACCCCTGACCGTGCCCGAGATCACCAGCCCGGACGTCACGATCACCGTGATCGTCTACAACGACGCCGCACGGCTGCCGCGCGCGGTCGCCTCCGCGCTGCGCCAGACCCACGCCAACATCGAGGTGATCATCAGCGACGACCACTCCACCGACGACACCCCCGCCGTCGCCCGCGCGCTGGCCGCCCAGGACCCCCGGGTGCTGCATCTGCGGCTGCCGGAGAACAGCGGCGGGTGCAGCGCCCCGCGCAACCGCGCCCTTGAGGTGGCCCGCGCCCCCTATCTGATGTTCCTCGACAGCGACGACGAACTCCCCGACGACGCGGTCGAGCTGCTGCTCGCCGCGCACCGGGAGCGCGAGGTCGACTTCGTGATGGGCGCGGTGGAGCGGGTCCGCGTGGACACCGGACGCCGCTCGCGCTGGATGGCGCACCTCGTCGCCGAGCGCCGCACGGTCGACGGCATCGAGGCCGAACCCGGACTGCTGTTCGAGCACCTGTCGACGAGCAAGATGTACGCCCGCTCCTTCCTCGACCGCCACCGGCTGCGCTTCCCCGAGGGCATCCACTACGAGGACCAGCTCTTCTCCGCACAGGCGTACTGCCTGGCCAAGTCGTTCACCGTGCTCCCCGAGCCGGTCTACCGCTGGTACATCGCCCCGTACGCCGGCGCCGACGCCGCCTCCATCTCCAACCAGCGGCACAAGCTGACCAACGTGCGCGACCGGGTGCACGTCCAGCGGCTGATCGACGCGTTCCTCGCGGAGAGCGGGCACGAGTCGCTGCGCGAGGACAAGGACTACAAGTTCCTCAAGCACGACTTCCGCATGTACGCGGGCGACCTGCCCTACCGGGACGAGGAGTGGCTGCGCGCCTTCGCCGCCGAGGTCACGCCGTACCTGGACACGCTCGCGCCGGGCGCGTTCGCCCGGCTGCCGCGCCCGGAACGCGTGGTGCTCCAACTCGTCCGCGACGGGCGGTACGCCGAGGCACGGTGGGCGGCGCGCGGCCTCGGCCACGCGGTGGCCCCCCGGGAGACGACCGAGGACGGCACCGGGCGCTACTGGGGCGCCGTCCCCCCGGCCTCGGACCAGGGCCGCCGCGAACTGGACGTCACCGATCTGGAGCTGGACTCCCGGCCCTTCCCCGGCGCCCTGTTCCGCCACGAGATCCGCTCGGTCACTCCCGGCCCCGGACTCACCCTGGACCTGGCGGTGCGGACCTACGACCCCGGGCTGCGGCTGCCGGTGGGGCCGCAGCGGGCGAGCGTGGTCGTGTCGCCCGGGCGGCGCCGGCTGACCACCGCGTTCCGGCTGGATCCGGTGCGCCCGGGGGTGTTCGAGGGGCGGGTCCGCCTGGACCTGGCGGCGGCGCGGCTGCCGCCGCAGGGCTTTGGCGGGATCCGCCATCCGCTGCTGCGCCTGCACCACCAGGACCTGACGAACACGGGGGTGCTGCTGGCCCCGCTGTCCTTCCCGGTGCTGCGGGCGGCGGTGCACGGCACCGTCGTCCCGCACGAACTGACGGTCGAACCGGAGGGCAGGGGCGCGGGCCGGCTGCAACTGCGCTGGACCCCGGTGGGCCCGGCCGCCCGGCTGCTCCTCCCGCTGGCCCGCCGGCTGTCCTCGCCGAGGATCCGCCGGGCCACCCGGCTGCTGCGCAGCGCCCTGCGCTGA
- a CDS encoding AraC family transcriptional regulator, with protein sequence MENGHDGVRQLRYLPAVGAPYGVEVLDFAALRAMDSQRRRALPQRPDFHVLALVGSGAGGHEADFRGYRLREGSVVWIRPGMVHRWSDVDTCDGPLVLFRPAFLAGFTAAEAAVPAGWELDPPRLELALLAAGHLRREHEAVVTAPALASEGLLSHLLAALLLRVLPAGGGVEGAVPSGGRHAEVFRAYRAAVEEHFAEWHQVRAYARALGYDVRTLTRAVRAATGTGAKAFLDQRVLLEAKRVLAHTDVPVGACARRLGFLDVGNFVAFFRRQVGVPPGEWRGAQ encoded by the coding sequence GTGGAAAACGGACACGATGGGGTGCGGCAGCTTCGGTATCTGCCCGCGGTGGGGGCGCCGTACGGTGTGGAGGTGCTGGACTTCGCGGCGCTGCGGGCCATGGATTCGCAGCGCCGCCGGGCGCTTCCGCAGCGGCCCGACTTCCACGTCCTCGCCCTGGTCGGCTCGGGTGCGGGCGGCCACGAGGCGGACTTCCGCGGCTACCGGCTGCGGGAGGGCAGCGTCGTGTGGATCCGGCCGGGGATGGTGCACCGGTGGAGCGACGTCGACACGTGCGACGGTCCGCTGGTGCTGTTCCGGCCCGCCTTCCTGGCCGGCTTCACCGCCGCCGAGGCCGCCGTTCCGGCGGGCTGGGAGCTGGATCCGCCGCGCCTGGAGCTCGCCCTGCTCGCGGCCGGGCATTTGCGCCGGGAGCATGAGGCAGTGGTGACGGCGCCTGCACTGGCGTCCGAGGGGCTGTTGTCCCATCTGCTGGCGGCGCTGTTGCTGCGGGTGCTGCCGGCCGGGGGCGGCGTGGAGGGGGCGGTGCCGTCCGGTGGGCGGCACGCGGAGGTCTTCCGTGCGTACCGGGCCGCCGTCGAGGAGCACTTCGCCGAGTGGCACCAGGTGCGCGCCTATGCGCGTGCGCTGGGCTATGACGTGCGGACGTTGACGCGGGCGGTGCGGGCCGCGACCGGTACGGGTGCCAAGGCGTTTCTCGATCAGCGGGTGCTGTTGGAGGCGAAGCGGGTGCTTGCGCATACGGATGTGCCGGTGGGCGCTTGCGCGCGGCGGCTCGGGTTCCTGGATGTGGGGAACTTTGTCGCGTTCTTTCGGAGGCAGGTGGGAGTTCCTCCGGGGGAGTGGCGGGGCGCCCAGTAG
- a CDS encoding CDP-glycerol glycerophosphotransferase family protein, which produces MQPGLSVVVYGPDVQGHLAELLDALAAQPFTGGGSTRDGSTQDGSTGVTDGAVEIVVAAVGDRARREAERAAPRDGRVRVVPLPGGTDDTAARAAGADRATGAWLHFVRAKDGLPPGALRTLADRTAELPPDVQVLTVDHIRSTWDTVAARSGDGWIFARTGRRTPALADFPNLLRLTPLLGARVVRAEFWRAHEALPATREAAGDEAYLAYSLLLHADRIACLHQPVYEDRVLRPESLPPPTPEERYALIGRYERLQRLMAEREVPGRPRAVLYDVMVRDFLRTFARSGMPEPVAREFFARASRAAVRLRPEGYRRPGGFEGIRRSLLEENAYAKYRALQAANQRRRTVRKAVVAGRRLAVARLDDHRYRRALSGPVDPGLAVFSAYWDRGVACNPAAIARRLAALAPDIHQVWVVSRERAALLPPGTDHVVPGTRRYWDVMARAKYLVNNVNFPNAVVKRPDAVHLQTHHGTPLKRMGLDQLDFPAAAKGLDFEALLARVDKWDYSVSANSHSTRMWERAYPSRWTPLDHGYPRNDVYYRATAADIRAVRDRLGIPPGRRAILYAPTHRDYEAGWTPRLDLAALADRLGGDTVLLVRGHYFYGNAASPLAGLRRTGRVIDVSSYDPVEELALAADALVTDYSSIMFDYANLNRPIVIHADDWETYASTRGVYFDLMAEAPGPVARSQEELTEILATDAWRDDGARKALAAFRHRFCEYDDGQAAERVVRRVFLGAAEDTLPPVVPVETRIPAPTPEEATAL; this is translated from the coding sequence GTGCAACCAGGTCTGAGCGTCGTCGTGTACGGCCCCGACGTCCAGGGGCACCTCGCCGAGCTGCTCGACGCGCTCGCCGCCCAGCCGTTCACCGGCGGCGGAAGCACCCGGGACGGAAGCACCCAGGACGGAAGCACCGGGGTCACCGACGGCGCCGTCGAGATCGTCGTCGCCGCCGTCGGCGACCGCGCCCGGCGGGAGGCCGAGCGGGCGGCGCCGCGCGACGGCCGGGTGCGCGTGGTGCCGCTGCCCGGCGGCACGGACGACACCGCCGCCCGCGCGGCCGGCGCCGACCGCGCCACCGGGGCCTGGCTGCACTTCGTCCGCGCCAAGGACGGACTGCCCCCGGGCGCGCTGCGCACCCTCGCCGACCGCACCGCGGAACTCCCGCCCGACGTGCAGGTCCTCACCGTCGACCACATCCGCTCCACCTGGGACACCGTCGCCGCCCGCAGCGGCGACGGCTGGATCTTCGCCCGCACCGGCCGCCGCACCCCGGCCCTCGCCGACTTCCCCAACCTGCTCCGGCTCACCCCGCTGCTCGGCGCCCGCGTGGTCCGCGCGGAGTTCTGGCGGGCGCACGAGGCGCTGCCCGCCACCCGGGAGGCGGCGGGCGACGAGGCGTACCTCGCGTACAGCCTGCTGCTGCACGCCGACCGGATCGCCTGTCTGCACCAGCCCGTCTACGAGGACCGCGTGCTGCGCCCCGAGAGCCTGCCGCCGCCCACGCCCGAGGAGCGGTACGCGCTGATCGGGCGGTACGAGCGGCTGCAACGGCTGATGGCCGAGCGGGAGGTCCCCGGGCGGCCCCGCGCGGTGCTGTACGACGTGATGGTCCGCGACTTCCTGCGCACCTTCGCCCGCAGCGGCATGCCCGAGCCGGTGGCGCGCGAGTTCTTCGCGCGCGCCTCGCGCGCCGCCGTGCGCCTGCGCCCGGAGGGTTACCGCCGCCCCGGCGGCTTCGAGGGCATCCGCCGCTCCCTCCTGGAGGAGAACGCGTATGCGAAGTACCGCGCCCTCCAGGCCGCCAACCAGCGCCGCCGCACGGTCAGGAAGGCGGTCGTCGCGGGCCGCCGGCTGGCCGTCGCCCGGCTCGACGATCACCGCTACCGCAGGGCGCTGAGCGGGCCCGTCGATCCGGGCCTCGCGGTGTTCTCCGCGTACTGGGACCGCGGTGTCGCCTGCAACCCGGCCGCGATCGCCCGACGGCTCGCCGCGCTCGCCCCGGACATCCATCAGGTGTGGGTGGTCTCGCGCGAGCGCGCCGCCCTGCTGCCGCCCGGCACGGATCACGTGGTGCCCGGCACCCGCCGCTACTGGGACGTCATGGCCCGGGCGAAGTACCTGGTCAACAACGTCAACTTCCCCAACGCGGTGGTCAAGCGCCCGGACGCGGTCCACCTCCAGACCCACCACGGCACCCCGCTGAAGCGGATGGGCCTGGACCAGCTCGACTTCCCCGCCGCCGCCAAGGGGCTCGACTTCGAGGCGCTGCTGGCCCGCGTCGACAAGTGGGACTACAGCGTCTCCGCCAACAGCCACTCCACCCGCATGTGGGAGCGCGCCTACCCCTCCCGCTGGACCCCGCTCGACCACGGCTATCCGCGCAACGACGTCTACTACCGCGCCACCGCCGCCGACATCCGCGCCGTCCGCGACCGGCTCGGCATCCCGCCCGGCCGCCGCGCGATCCTCTACGCCCCCACCCACCGCGACTACGAGGCCGGCTGGACCCCCCGCCTCGACCTGGCCGCCCTCGCCGACCGGCTCGGCGGGGACACCGTGCTCCTCGTGCGCGGCCACTACTTCTACGGCAACGCCGCCTCCCCGCTCGCCGGGCTGCGCCGTACCGGCCGGGTGATCGACGTCTCCTCGTACGACCCGGTGGAGGAGCTGGCGCTGGCCGCGGACGCGCTGGTCACGGACTACTCGTCGATCATGTTCGACTACGCCAACCTCAACCGGCCCATCGTCATCCACGCCGACGACTGGGAGACCTACGCCTCCACCCGCGGCGTCTACTTCGACCTGATGGCCGAGGCCCCCGGCCCCGTCGCACGGAGCCAGGAGGAGCTGACGGAGATCCTCGCCACCGACGCCTGGCGCGACGACGGCGCCCGCAAGGCGCTCGCCGCCTTCCGCCACCGGTTCTGCGAGTACGACGACGGACAGGCCGCCGAGCGCGTGGTGCGCCGGGTCTTCCTGGGCGCCGCCGAGGACACGCTGCCGCCGGTCGTCCCCGTCGAGACACGCATCCCCGCCCCCACCCCCGAGGAGGCGACCGCCCTGTGA
- a CDS encoding alpha/beta fold hydrolase, whose translation MPVPGGTLDVRVGAGTGPALVFAHYWGGSADTWTGVLHRLPPGQATVRFDQRGWGTSRALPGPYGLEQLADDLARVVEACVPGPYVLVGHSMGGKASQLLAARRPTGPAGLVLVAPAPPRPPAAVTEEYRQGLAHAYDSPETVEHALDHVLTATPLPADVRATAVRDSLAAGEAARREWPLHGIAQDITREVRDIEVPVTVLAAEHDVVEPPEVLREHLLPHIPHATLLTLPGSGHLLPLEAPAAVATALTDFLARLPRRPAH comes from the coding sequence GTGCCCGTCCCCGGCGGCACCCTGGACGTACGCGTCGGCGCGGGCACCGGCCCCGCGCTGGTGTTCGCCCACTACTGGGGCGGCTCCGCCGACACCTGGACCGGTGTCCTCCACCGGCTCCCGCCAGGCCAGGCGACCGTCCGCTTCGACCAGCGCGGCTGGGGCACCTCCCGCGCGCTGCCGGGACCGTACGGTCTCGAACAGCTCGCGGACGACCTGGCCCGCGTGGTCGAGGCGTGCGTGCCGGGGCCCTACGTGCTCGTCGGCCACTCGATGGGCGGCAAGGCGAGCCAGCTCCTCGCGGCCCGCCGGCCCACCGGGCCGGCCGGCCTCGTACTCGTCGCCCCCGCGCCGCCCCGGCCGCCCGCCGCGGTGACGGAGGAGTACCGGCAGGGCCTCGCCCACGCGTACGACTCGCCCGAGACGGTGGAACACGCCCTCGACCACGTCCTGACCGCCACCCCACTCCCGGCCGACGTGCGCGCCACCGCCGTACGCGACAGCCTCGCCGCCGGGGAGGCGGCCCGGCGGGAGTGGCCGCTGCACGGCATCGCGCAGGACATCACCCGCGAGGTGCGCGACATCGAGGTCCCGGTGACCGTACTGGCGGCGGAACACGACGTCGTAGAACCGCCGGAGGTACTGCGCGAGCACCTCCTGCCGCACATCCCGCACGCGACCCTGCTCACGCTCCCCGGCTCCGGGCACCTGCTCCCCCTGGAGGCCCCGGCCGCCGTCGCGACGGCGCTCACGGACTTCCTGGCACGGCTCCCGCGCCGGCCCGCACACTGA